In Macrobrachium rosenbergii isolate ZJJX-2024 chromosome 46, ASM4041242v1, whole genome shotgun sequence, the DNA window GAGCCAATTTATTTCTCCGAAGGAAGGAAAACTTTTGAAAGGAAAGATTCACAGCACTGTAAGAACAGCGCTGTTGCCTGCAGCAGCAGCTGCCACTAACATTACAGGTAATTCCTGGCAGGTAATGCAGAATTACGACATCTGCAGTGCGCCATTCAGTTACAGCACGGTCAGAAAAGACCATGATTATGATGATCTACTGATATTAGGTAAAATGCTAGATTTTGGACCTCTCTCGAGTGAGGAAGCACTGCTCCGTTTATTTACATTCTGGAATTGTGAACTGTGTTGGTTTAAATCATACATCCACTGGAGTTAGTTTACAATGCTAGTTATCTTCGTGTTGGGCTGAAATATATTATCAAGGCGCGATTGTTTATACAACGATAGATTAGTAATCATGGGCTGAATGTATATACGTAATCCAGAGACGAACATTCTCCTACAACTTTATATTAActtgatattttcttattcattcgtTTAGCTCAATGTACTGTTTACATTCGCCAGCTTTCACGCTTAGAACATTACTGGATAACcctattttactttccatttcaaCGTCCATCTGATAAACGCTTATTTCGCATTCCAATTGGCTTTTGAATTAAGCTGAAGACTCTCCAGCCAGAATACTGAACAATTCTATGTACTTATGACCAGAGAAACGACTGTGCCATTGAAGTAGGAGTGCCACACACTATATGTGGCACTAACTGGCCATCTTACTCGAGATTCCAGAGAGCTGGATATCTGCTTACGTAAGGAATTTTCCTGTAGCTCTTGGCACTCAAAACGTAGGCACTGGAAGGTTAGTGGTTGCAAGGTTAGGACGTAACGACTGGACTGttttgtaattgagagagagagagagagagagagagagagagagagagagagagagagagagagagagagagagaagaagagaatgcAAATTAGAACATTCTACTCCTTTGCTTAAGTAAGAATGGCTGCATCAGCACCAGGGGGTATGGTTTtcagtgattttctctctctctctctctctctctctctctctctctctctctctctcagtaactgaCTCTCAAACCTCAATCCTCAGATATTTCTTGCCTACACAGCATGCAAGAGAAATCTTcggttaataaaaacaaatgcatctGGCTCTAATGAACTTCTGTCTAATGACAGTTGgtaattttacttcatttaaccGAACGCTCTAAGCAGAGCGAACATTTAGAAAAAGAACTGCACATTGCAAAATCCCACCCACCCACCAGATAATTGTGTACAACTTTCCTCTGAACGACTTTCTTAAGAAAGTACAAATTTTGCACAGGGCTTTCTTCGTCATGCCTCCCAAATTAAAAATTCCATTCCTCGTTTAATATTTCTATCCTGGCTATCCTGAGTGACCCCAAGCATTAGCCTACGGTGTAAATCTTTTTGTATTCTGTATTTGATagcataatttatataataaaattaatccaCTGCTGATACAAGATTCAGAATTTTTAATTCATGTCACCAAACTGCTAATCTGAGGTTTTGACGACCCTCAACAAACGCAGCTGAACCACTTTTGAAGATTATTCACTAGGGAAACTGAAAACTGCGACGCACAAGGGACAACTAATAACCAGGTACACAATTACCCGCTTAGGTTAACACCATACTGGATATCTTGGCGACATACCCATACCGTCCCCTCATTCTCAGGTTCAGGGCTCGAACGCTGGTCATTCAGATGTGAGTTAAAAGCGTACTGCGTGGgatatatccagagagagagagagagagagagagagagagagagagagagagagagagagagagagagagagagagagagattaaattagtTTCCTTCCTCATAAATAATTCGAAACTCgcagtgctaaaaaaaaaaaaaaaaacttctatacTAAATAAGACCCCCAAAAAACATGGTAATTATTGTTTCTTGTGACACTGCCAGCAATAGCTCCGAGAgtgaaatttgaataaaaaaaatagaaaaatgtttctGAGGccttttaagagtttttttttttttcaaaaaccaaACCCCACAATTTGAGGTTATTGTTTTTCCTTAAGGTAAAACATGATCCCTggcgccatctctctctctctctctctctctctctctctctctctctctctctctctctctctctctctctcagattaataAAGCGCTATTCAATATTTAAgggaaatgatttttaaaaaaaccttcagtaatccttatttaaaataaataaaaaattttctcttgaacTGTTTCCATTAATCAGCACTAAACATTTCAACATACTTTTCATCAgaagatgtaaaataaaatatttgcaacgggttcattaaaaaaatttaaaaaaaagcattgatTACATAGAACACTCAACATACCTCTGCAATATAAATATCTGAAACTGTACTAATTTTGGTAACTAAATGgaatatgtatttgaaattatgaacTATCAAATTCTCTTAATgtcaagacaaaaacaaacatgcaatGAATTCTCGACTTCTCTGCTTCCATATATTCTGAAATACTATGtctacttcttcttctcagcttgttcccatttttattcctatttttatatgtttaatatatatctttaatcctattttgcaaataaaactaacgagtctctctctctctctctttctccatgcCGTGACTAGAACCTTGGCTTACATGAAGACAGTGGTTTAGCGTTATAACACAAATTGTGCGTAACATCTTGTTACGATAGTTATACCTCTGGACTGAAGGAATCTATCAACAGGTGTAAATAAATACCTATAATCTTATCCATTTTCTAAGTAAATATACCGgagcatgattctctctctctctctctctctctctctctctctctctctctctctctctctctctcctccatgcaTTACACTTTTAGCTCCTATCTGAATGACCGACGTTCGATCCCTGAACCTGACAAGAGAGataaaccaggagagagagagagagagagagagagagaggcaagcaatCTTCTTCAGGTAAGCCCAATCATTTACCTCAGAAGGGCGTGGCCGCAGGTACAAAGATTCCCCTTGACCGACGACGGGAAaaggcgagagaaagagagagagactcttcaagACCTATATAAACGGCGACCTTATTCAACCGAGACATCAGTTCCCGAGGAACCGTCaggaggaacacacacacacattctctccaCCATGAACCGTTTCTTCGCCGTAAGTGACTTTGTTTATAAAAAGATTCCCCCAGATGGTGACTGAGGAAAACGGTATATAGTGTCATTGTTTGGTAATGGTGATGGTTATAGTGCCTTGTATTATGGTATAGTGACTGGTTAAGGGTTCAAGTTATCGAATCACGCCATACGTcatctttttaattaaaagtgcTTTTCGACCGATTGTGCCTTAATGAATCTTAAAGAATACTTCCCCCCAACACCCGCCCCTCTTTGATTCTGACATCTCTCCCCCTTTCCCACAGTTGGCCTGCCTAGTGGGCGTGGTGGTGGCCGACTCCTACAAGACGCCCATCCCGATCCTGAAGGACGACCGAACCCAGAACGCCTACGGCGAGTACACCTTCGACTTCGAGACCGGAAACGGAATCAAGAGGCACGAGTCCGGAAGGCAGAACGACGGACAGGAGTCTCAAGGAGGCTGGAGGTAAGGAAGGAAGTTGAGGTCCTTCAGAGGTGGTCCTTCAGATAAGGATCCTCCAATCAACAAAGAAATAATGAGTTTATTCTGATCAATACTTTGCGACTGTAAATGTCAATAGAACTCTAACGACTGTTGTATCTCCTCAGCTACACCGGTCCTGAGGGCATCCCCATCGCCCTGACCTTCTCAGCTGGTGCCCAGGGGTACGTGCCCGTCGGGGACCACCTGCCCACACCCCCAACCCCCGTGGCTCTTCCTTACCAGCGCACCGACGGTGGTTACTAATCCAAACGACAATTACGACATCAGAATGCTCTCTAAAAGGCGACAATATCTACTACACATTTTACGTGTACAGACCCCGAACTTGTTCTAGAGCAAATAttacatccatttatttataatctcaAAACAACATCAGAGCATCTACATTATCTACTATTCTGGCTACAGAATAGTATTCTTAACTCTCTACATATCGCATAAACTAAAGCTGAAATGATTGGCTTTCAGAGTCCTCGTGAACTATTTCCGtctaaaactatttattttcttgctctaTTTATTATGTGAGAAGTGCCAATTCTCATTTcatgtttgtaaataaagtttCAATGATAATTCGTTGTTTTCTGCACCTCCAATATATATTATCTTAAGTATTTCAAgcctgaaatgaatatatattttttagattttaagaGGTAGgccttcactgagagagagagagagagagagagagagagagagagagagagagagagagagagagagagaaacatactcTGTAAAAGTTTTAACTTATGTTTAAACCTTAGCTCAAACGTTATACCCTTTCTATACCTTGAACTTTTTACAGTGTATACGTGGAAAACAAATCTTGGGCGAATGCTTGACGATGGTATATGAAGCACCGGTTAAAACCACCTACAAGTCGTTGactaacttgtattcaacatgtttgtgatgtgtgtgggATAAGATGGCGACGTGTGTTtgagacatgttttactgcagtgtgggcGCACAGTTAAGGGTCGGTGCACCTACATAAATTTAAAAGCTTGGGAAGCAAGGTCGTGTCATCGCCTCTTTGGGGTAGTTTTGCCTGTCTGGTCGtcgtttattgagagagagagagagagagaaattattaatggcAAACACTTGCTATACTGCTGGTTCCTGTATCACTTGGGTAACAAAAAACATTTGCGGGTGGTCACTAATGAATATCAAGACACCATTGATACAGAAACATAGTCTAGACCAATACTGTAACGTTCCTGGTGGTCGCTGTTGTTACAGAAAGACGGTACAGGTATCCAATATTTCAGGAACTGATCTTATGCCACGTATGCGAGGTTAATTAGatgttttcaataaatttcttcAGTTCTGGCGATCCTTATTAAAACCGACATGTCTCCGTTTTATAATCctgtttgtttgaaaataaaaccttcagGAGGTAaggtagataaatagaaaataaacccaGAGAGTTTATCATCAGATCTTCAAAGCCGAAGGTCGACTTTAGGAACATAAAACTGGAATTTCTAGAGTTCACAGAATTTTCGCTCCAAGTCTTAAAAACAACAAGAGGAAGAATCTTAACTCCAAATTTATGAAAGACAGACCGCAGGGAGAAATTTTTGGTGTACAACACCTCAAGACTTTTCATGGAGGTGAAGTGAAGAACGGAGACCATACTAAGTGTAGGTGAGGCATTAGAACAACACGCTTACATGATTAGGTATAAACAGCTATTTGAAGAGTTTGATCCAAAAGTGTTATATACACGGAAAGTCAAAATATGGTCCACCCTGGACTTCCAGTGAAGGGAGAATGTGGGTAAattgggccaaaaaaaaaaaaaaaaagtattgcaacAACACGATCGACAGAATTATTGGGATTCGGGAACAATTTTATATTCCTCGAGTTAAAAAGCCATTTATTGTTGCCATATTTTAGTTCACTATCGTTCCTTATTTAGAGTCTTAACTGAAATAATCTCATACCAACCATTGTTACTGAAATAATCTCATACCAACCATTGTTTTCAGAATCCTTAGCAAGAATACCAGTATCTTAATATTCTAAGACGGTATACCGTTCAATACTCTCCAAGTGCAATGTCTTCACTTTTTACGAGTTACTCAGCAATTTAATGGTCACTGAAATCAACCGTtatggaaaaaacaagtaaaaaatgcgccgaagtttcttcggcacaatcgagttttctgtacagccgctacagcgtatagtcaggaccaccgaaaatagatctttcggtggtctcagtataaagctgtatgagccgcggcccatgaaaatttaaccacggtcGGGTGGTGGCCAAGACTTCATcgtggccagacgcacgattgtggctaacttaacccttgaataaaataaaaactactgaggctagatggctggatattggtatgtttgatgactggacggtgtatgatcaacataccgatttgcagctccatagcgtcagtagtttttaagaccagagggcggacagaaaaagtgcgggcggacagacaaagccgacacaatagttttctttttagaaaactacaaaatatgaattttggtAAATCGTACCAAGTGACGTCAAGATTCCGAGGGACCAAGATGTGAGGTTCAGGTgttgggaaaattaaaaaaaaaaaaaaaagttcaattcgAATGTatcaagaaaactttaaaaaagttcaaaactttttttacacTGACCCGTTCAAAGTCAGCTGAAACACCCTCAGCTGGAGGGCTAACCAAGGTCCCTTCAACTTAAGCTTGAGGGATTCCGTAACGCCATTCGGCAGTAAACtgtaaagcagtggttctcaaccttcttattaccacgcccccttcCCGCCACGCGCCCCCACCCCCTTGCATCTAAGAGTAAAAtttcctcccagatttaaaggaaaataaaaaaaagagaaagagatgggggtgtttttattcttttgggaatgaattagtgagacacttgacactgcttcttagcgactcttgttaagagaataacgaatatagagaatttttaatttttccctagggctcacacccctccccccacccaggATATTTCTGACGCCCCCCTAAGGGGCacgcccccaggttaagaaccactgctgtaaAGAGAAAGTAATTGGTGCTATTTCAGATACACGAATCGTGATTAATACTTTTCTGGGAATAACATTTTCCGGTCCTGACTACGGACAATCGACAAATAGTTAAGGGACGAATCGCATAAATgaatttgtatgagagagagagagagagagagagagagagagagagagagagagagagagagagagagagagagagagagagagagaatggacttaTAAATGATTTACCAAGTCGAGATATTCCCGTTCTCAATTGTATATTAGTATAAACGTTTTGACGAAATACTGATCATTACCTCTGTATTTTCCTCCTAGTACTGAAGTTATACCTCACAACCGTCGACCAACAACCACATACATAATTCCTTTCTTACGTCAACAGAGGCTTACGGGATATTTTCTTGTTAAGAAAGTCAACCACTTTCTTTCTCTTACCCGACCAGAGAAATAGAACTCCATCCATAGCAAACTGAGTAAGGCACTATTGTACCAGGAAGATGAGACGCGCTCAGCCAACGAACGAAGGGCGTGGCCGAAGGTGCAGGAAGGATCCCCCTTGACCcacagaaaagaaaggaagaaagaaaaaaagattcctGAGCTATATAAGCAGAGACGTGACTCAACCGAGACATCAGTTCCCGAGGAACGTCCACAGAAAAACCATTTCCCTCAACCATGAACAACCGTCTCTTCGTCGTAAGTGCACCGAGATTGCTGGAAAATGTGGTTGTGGaaatggttgtggttgtggttgcTGTTGTTAGGACATTCAATTGTACTGTGTTATTGGTCTTGAGTGGTTAAAACCAAAGTGTTTTCTTATTGATCTGTGTGAAATTAACTTCATGTTTCGTAATAGAGTTATTAGCAAGTCGTCATTGTAGTTATTGTAAATTTATGTTGTGATGATTATTAATCTAACTGTTAATAATTCTCTCAGATTTGGGTCCTTAATTctgaaacttttaaataaaaaagaaattttttacaaCTTTTCTGACAGTGATGTCCTACCAGGGTTCAAACATCCAGTAAATCACCAGAAACTATTTCCACAGTTGGCCTGCCTAGTGGGCGTGGTGGTGGCCGACTCCTACAAGACGCCCATCCCGATCCTGAAGGACGACCGAACCCAGAACGCCTACGGCGAGTACACCTTCGACTTCGAGACCGGAAACGGCATCAAGAGGCACGAGTCCGGAAGGCAGAACGACGGACAGGAGTCTCAAGGAGGCTGGAGGTAAGGAAGGAAGTTGAGGTCCTTCAGAGGTGGTCCTTCAGATAAGGATCCTCTGATCAACAAAGAAATAATGAGTATTCTGATCAATACTTTGCGACTGTGAATGTCAATAGAACTCTAACGACTGTTGTATCTCCTCAGCTACACCGGTCCTGAGGGCATCCCCATCGCCCTGACCTTCTCAGCTGGTGCCCAGGGATACGTGCCCGTAGGGGACCACCTGCCCACTCCCCCAACCCCCGTGGCTCTTCCTTACCAGCGCACCGACGGTGGTTACTAATCCGAACGACAATTACGGAATCAGAATGCTCTCTAAAAGGCGAGAATATCTTCTACACATTTTACGTGTACAGACCCCTAACTTGTTCTAGAGCAAATAttacatccatttatttataatctcaAAACAACATCAGAGCATCTACATTATCTATTATTCTGGCTACAGAATAGTATTCTTAACTCTCTCCATATCGCATAAACTAAAGCTGAAATGATTGGCTTTCAGAGTCCTCGTGAACTATTTCCGtctaaaactatttattttcttgctctaTTTATTATGTGAGAAGTGCCAATTCTCATTTcatgtttgtaaataaagtttCAGTGATAATTCGTTGTTTTCTGCACCTCCGATATATATTATCTTCAGTATTTCAAGCCtggaatgaatatataatttgtagATTTTAAGAGGTAAgccttcactgagagagagagagagagagagagagagagagagagagagagagagagagagagagagagagagagagagaaacatacactGTAAAAAGTTTTAACTTATGTTTAAACCTTAGCTCAAACGTTATACCCTTTCTATACCTTGAGCTTTTTACAGTGTACATGGAAAACAAATCTTGGGCGAATGCTTGACGAtggtatgaagcactggttagaactacctacaagtcgttgacttgtattcaacggGTTTGTGATGTGTGTGGGATAAGTTGGCGACGTGTGTTtgagacatgttttactgcagtgtgggcGCACAGTTAAGGGTCGGTGCACCTACGGAAATTTAAAAGCTTGGGAAGCAAGGTCGTGTCATCGCCTCTTTGGGGTAGTTTTTCCTGCCTGGTCGTCgtttattgtgagagagagagaaattattaatggcAAACACTTGCTATAACAGCTGGTTCCTGTATCACTTAAGTAACAAAAACATTTGCGGGTGGTCACTAATGAATATCAAGGCACCATTGATACAGAAGCATAGTCTAGACCAATACTGTAACGTTCCTGGTGGTCGCTGTTGTTACAGAAAGACGGTACAGGTATCCAATATTTCAGGAACTGATCTTATGCCACGTATGCGAGGTTAATTAGatgttttcaataaatttcttcAGTTCTGGCGATCCTTATTAAAACCGACATGCCTCCGTTTTATGATCctgtttgtttgaaaataaaaccttcagGGGGTAaggtagataaatagaaaataaacccaGAGTGTTTATCATCAGATCTTCAAAGCTGAAGGTCGACTTTGGGAACATAAAACTGGAATTTCTAGAATTCACAGAGTTTTCGACCCAAGTCTTAAAAACAACAAGAGGAAGAATCTTAACTGCAAATTTATGAAAGACAGACCGCAGGGAGAAATTTTTGGTGTACAACACCTCAAGACTTTTCATGGAGGTGAAGTGAAGAACGGAGACCATACTAAGTGTAGGTGAGGGCATTAGAACAACACGCTTACATGATTAGGTATAAACAGCTATTTGAAGAGTTTGATCCAAAAATGTGATATACACGGAAAATCAAATAGTCCACCCTGGACTTCTGGACTTCCAGTGAAGAGAGAATGTGGGTGaaatgggttaaaaaaaaaaaaagtattgcaacAACACGATCGACAGAATTATTGGGATTCGGGAACAATTTTATATTCCTCGAGTTAAAAAGCCATTTATTGTTGCCATATTTTAGTTCACTATCGTTCCTTATTTAGAGTCTTAACTGAAATAATCTCATACCAACCATTGTTTTCAGAATCCTTAGCAAGAATACCAGTATCTTAATATTCTAAGACGGTATACCGTTCAATACTCTCCAAGTGCAATGTCTTCACTTTTTACGAGTTATTCAGCAATTTAATGGTCACTGAAATCAACCGTtatggaaaaaacaagtaaaaaatgcgccgaagtttcttcggcacaatcgagttttctgtacagccgctacagcgtatagtcaagaccaccgaaaatagatctacctttcggtggtctcggtataaagctgtgtgagccgcggcccatgaaaatttaaccacggtcGGGTGGTGGCCAAGACTTCATcgtggccagacgcacgattgtggctaactttacccttaaataaaataaaaactactgaggctagatggctggatattggtatgtttgatgactggacggtgatgatcaacataccgatttgcagctctatagcgtcagtagtttttaagaccagagggcggacagaaaaagtgcggacggacggacatagccggcacaacagttttcctttcagaaaactacaaaatacgAATTTTGGTAAATCGTGCCAAGCGACGTCAAGATTCCGAAAGACCAAGATGTGAGGTTCAGGTGTTgagaaaacttattttaaaaagttcAATTCGAATGtattaagaaaacttaaaaaaaaaagttcaaaacttTTTACACTGACCCGTTCAAAGTCAGCTGAAACACCCTCAGCTGGAGGGCTAACCAAGGTCCCTTCAACTTAAGCTTGAGGGATTTCGTAACGCCATTCGGCAGTAAActataaagcagtggttctcaaccttctAATTACCATGCCCCCTCAAACAGTTGGTCCCTTCGTTACACgcgcccccgcccccttccaTCTGAGAGTAAAATTTCCTCCCAGAattaaaggcaaataaaaaaagagaaagagaagggttgtttttatttattcttttgggagTGAATTaggagatacttgacactgcttcttagcgactcttgtcaagagaataacgaatataaagaatttttaatttttccctagggctcgcgcccctccccccaaccccctaagGGGCACggccccaggttaagaaccactactGTTAAGAGAAAGTAATTGGTGCTATTTCAGATACACGAGTCGTGATTAATACTTTCCTGGGAATAACATTTTCCGATCCTAACTTCGGACAATCGACAAATAgttaagggacgaatcgtataaATGaattcgtatgagagagagagagagagagaaagagagagagagagagagagagagagagagagagagagagagagagagagagaatggacttaTAAATGATTTACCAAGTCGAGATATTCCCGTTCTCAATTGTATATTAGTATAAACGTTTTGACGAAATACTGATCATTACCTCTGTATTTTCCTCCTAGTACTGAAGTTATATCTCACAACCGTCGACCAACAACCACATACATAATTCCTTTCTTACGTCAACAGAGGCTTAC includes these proteins:
- the LOC136830034 gene encoding flexible cuticle protein 12-like yields the protein MNRFFALACLVGVVVADSYKTPIPILKDDRTQNAYGEYTFDFETGNGIKRHESGRQNDGQESQGGWSYTGPEGIPIALTFSAGAQGYVPVGDHLPTPPTPVALPYQRTDGGY
- the LOC136830035 gene encoding pupal cuticle protein Edg-78E-like, with protein sequence MNNRLFVLACLVGVVVADSYKTPIPILKDDRTQNAYGEYTFDFETGNGIKRHESGRQNDGQESQGGWSYTGPEGIPIALTFSAGAQGYVPVGDHLPTPPTPVALPYQRTDGGY